A stretch of DNA from candidate division WOR-3 bacterium:
CTTACCTTAATAACTTCTTTTAACTTCTTCATAGCCCTCTATAATAAATACGGAAATACCCCCCATTTTCTGACACTAAATTTTCCCTTTTTAAGAAGATAGGAAGAGGTTTATTTTGGCAAGGTATCACATCTTTTGGTCACAATCACTATTAATGTTTCTACGGAAACTTGAAAAATTGGTTAATTTTTTTATGATTATAGATTATGAAAAAATTTATTAAGTCTTGGGGACCGGTTTTAATCTTTGTCGCCTTCATCCGCTCCTTTGTTGTTGAGGCGTTTATGGTACCAACTGGTTCTATGGAAGATACGATTCTCATTGGTGATTTTATGCTCGTCACAAAATTTAACTTCGGCATAAAACTCCCTTTCACCACCAAAACCATCATCCCCACCGGTGAGCCGAAAAAAGGGGATATTGTCGTCTTCCGCTATCCCTTGGACCCAGATTCTCCCCAACCCGAGGAGAGATATGTGAGAATTTTCCCCAGATTTCTCCCCCTCCTACCCATCTACTGGTCAAAGGATAAAAATTTTTTCCACTGGTATGCCCCCCGGAACTTTGTCAAGAGGTGTGTGGCGGTGGAAGGGGAGACGGTGATGGTAAGAAATAAGGTACTTTATGTCAACGGCAAGACTCTTCCCGAGCCTTATGCCCTTCATAAAGATAATTGGCTCTCTTCTGGTTTAAATATAGATAGTGATTCCTTCCAAAAATTATGGGAGGAAGGACTTCTCGCAGAAAGGATTGAGGTGCGA
This window harbors:
- the lepB gene encoding signal peptidase I, encoding MKKFIKSWGPVLIFVAFIRSFVVEAFMVPTGSMEDTILIGDFMLVTKFNFGIKLPFTTKTIIPTGEPKKGDIVVFRYPLDPDSPQPEERYVRIFPRFLPLLPIYWSKDKNFFHWYAPRNFVKRCVAVEGETVMVRNKVLYVNGKTLPEPYALHKDNWLSSGLNIDSDSFQKLWEEGLLAERIEVRDNFGPVVVPKNCIFAMGDNRDNSADSRFFGPLDKKYLKGKPLLIYFSSAAAPNLLRIILSPGSIRWERVGRLVR